A stretch of DNA from Micromonospora sp. NBC_01813:
CTCGGGGTAGTCGTGAAATTTCAACTACAGAATTTCCACGACAGTGGCGTTGGCCATCCCGCCGCCCTCGCACATCGTCTGCAACCCGTACCGGATGCCGTTGGACCGCATGTGGTGCAGCATCGTCGTCATGATCCGGGCGCCGCTGGCGCCGAGCGGATGGCCGAGTGCGATCGCGCCGCCGCGCGGATTCAACCGGGCCGGATCGGCACCGGTCTCGGCCAACCAGGCCAACGGTACGGGCGCGAACGCCTCATTGACCTCATACACCCCGATGTCGGCCAGACTCAACCCGGCGCGTCGCAGCGCCTTGGCGGTCGCCGGGATCGGCGCGGTCAGCATCATCACCGGGTCATCCCCGACGACCACCGCGGTGTGCACCCGGGCAAGCGGTCGTACGCCGTGCGCCTGGGCCCACTCGGAGGTGGTGACGGCCAGCGCCGCCGCCCCGTCGGAGATCTGCGAAGCCGACCCGGCGGTCACCACCCCGTCGGCGCGGAACGGGGTCGCCAACTCGCCGAGCTTCGCCAGCGACGTCTCCCGGCGGATCCCTTCGTCGGCTCCGAACTTGTCGCTGCCAGCCACCGGCACCGGGGCGATCTCGGCGTCGAACTCGCCGGCGTCCTGGGCCGTTGCCGCCCGCTGGTGGCTGGTCAACGCGAACTCGTCGAGGGTGCCACGCGACAGACCCCACCGGGCGGCGATCAGCTCGGCGCCGACACCCTGGTTGAACGGCACCGGATCATCCGGGTTGGTGCCGTCGACCCCACGGTAACGGTCCCGGACCTGCTCGCCGAAGGGCCGGCCGTCGCCGGTGCTGGCACCCATCGGCACCCGGGTCATCGACTCGACGCCGCCGGCCACGACCAGGTCGGCCTGCCCGGAGATCACCGACGCGGCGGCGAAGTGCAGCGCCTGCTGGCTGGATCCGCACTGCCGGTCGATCGTGGTCCCGGGCACCGACTCGGGCCATCCGGCGGCGAGAACGGCGTGGCGGCCGATGTTCCAGCTCTGGTCACCGACCTGGAAGACGCAGCCCCAGACGACGTCGTCGACGTCGGCCGGGTCGAGGCCGGTCCGTTCGGCGAGTGCCCGCAGCACGTGGCTGGACAACTCGACCGGATGCACCGACGCCAGTGTGCCCTTGCGCCGACCGATCGGGGTCCGGACCGCTCCGACGATGACCGCGTCCCTCATGCCTACTCCCCGGTAACTTGATTTCCTGAATCCTACGCCGAAGCCCGTGCCGCTGGCATCCTTGACCTGTGCGCGCCGAAGCAGACGACCAACCGCATCCCGATCCACCGTCGGATCCCGATCCGCACCCAGATCCCGATCCGCCGGCCGCCGACCTCAGCTGGCGGGTCCCCCGGAAGCTGCCGGTCACGAAGATCATCGGGGCTTCGACGGTCCTGGCGGCAGGGCTGCTACTCGCCGACGGCGACCAGGTCCGACTGGCGCTCGCCATCGGGACCGCCGCGTGCGTGACCGGGTGGGCGCTGCGCGACCTGCTGGTACCCGTGCGGCTCACCGCCGGCCCGGACGGGATCACGGTCGTCGCCGGGTTCGCCGGTCGACGCCGACTCGGCTGGGGACAGATCGAGGCGATCACCGTCGACCGGCGCGGCCACCGGGGCGTACGCACCGAACTGTTGGAGATCGACGCAGGCGAGTCGCTGCACCTGCTCGGCCGGGGCGACCTCGGCACCGACCCGGAGGAGGTGGCCGCGGCACTGCGCGCCCTGCGCTCGCGCGACGAACCGTGACAGGCACCCTGCGCTCGCGCGGCGGCCCGTGATCAGGTCGCGTTGGCCAGCGCCATCCGGGCGACCGTGAGCAGGACCAGGAACAACAGCACCGCGCCGGTGCCGACCGCCTGCACCACCGTACGGTTGGTCCGGGGGGCGTAGGCCAGGATCACCCCGACCAACGCACCGGTGATCAGCCCGCCGAGGTGCCCGGCGATCGACAGGCTGGACACGGTGAAGGTCAGGACCAGGTTGATCACCAGGATGCCGATGACCGCCGAAGTGTCCCGCTTCAGCCGGCGCAACACGATGAAGAAGCCGGCGAACAAGCCGAACACGGCGGTGGACGCACCGGCGGACAATGCCCCCGGGTCGACCAGGTAGGCCGCCACGTTGCCGCCGAACCCGGCGACCAGGTACAGCGCCAGGAACCGGGCCGGCCCGAGCACCGATTCCAGGTTGCGGCCGAGCACCCACAACGCCCACATGTTGAACGCCAGGTGCAGCAGGCCGTAGTGGATGAACATCGCGGTGATCAGGCGGTAGACGCCGCC
This window harbors:
- a CDS encoding thiolase family protein — protein: MRDAVIVGAVRTPIGRRKGTLASVHPVELSSHVLRALAERTGLDPADVDDVVWGCVFQVGDQSWNIGRHAVLAAGWPESVPGTTIDRQCGSSQQALHFAAASVISGQADLVVAGGVESMTRVPMGASTGDGRPFGEQVRDRYRGVDGTNPDDPVPFNQGVGAELIAARWGLSRGTLDEFALTSHQRAATAQDAGEFDAEIAPVPVAGSDKFGADEGIRRETSLAKLGELATPFRADGVVTAGSASQISDGAAALAVTTSEWAQAHGVRPLARVHTAVVVGDDPVMMLTAPIPATAKALRRAGLSLADIGVYEVNEAFAPVPLAWLAETGADPARLNPRGGAIALGHPLGASGARIMTTMLHHMRSNGIRYGLQTMCEGGGMANATVVEIL
- a CDS encoding PH domain-containing protein, translated to MPVTKIIGASTVLAAGLLLADGDQVRLALAIGTAACVTGWALRDLLVPVRLTAGPDGITVVAGFAGRRRLGWGQIEAITVDRRGHRGVRTELLEIDAGESLHLLGRGDLGTDPEEVAAALRALRSRDEP
- a CDS encoding rhomboid family intramembrane serine protease, producing MSDPAPAVPVCYRHTSRETWVRCARCERPICPDCMQEAAVGHQCPECVAEGRRTQRSARTAFGGSAAGQQGYVTKALIGINAAFALIGLAISGGGSLLGAGLFSAAGTLHAFGGVIGPDVTVRSNGDVLLGALPMYGDVFIGIDGGGVYRLITAMFIHYGLLHLAFNMWALWVLGRNLESVLGPARFLALYLVAGFGGNVAAYLVDPGALSAGASTAVFGLFAGFFIVLRRLKRDTSAVIGILVINLVLTFTVSSLSIAGHLGGLITGALVGVILAYAPRTNRTVVQAVGTGAVLLFLVLLTVARMALANAT